The following proteins are encoded in a genomic region of Primulina huaijiensis isolate GDHJ02 chromosome 3, ASM1229523v2, whole genome shotgun sequence:
- the LOC140973870 gene encoding uncharacterized protein — MKLKVVASNAEFASLVPSSLFNSYCLKKYSGTDKAVSLVVFSTSFVYKNFGKSQSLKNSRSRPVRRSCSLNLGEIYHEESPLHVQGLGKNHGLTGSQENEGGTNKKAHYTISKRDPVVGRDQELFPGSRFDFLEPMMLGIRLEFTDRPDQETAVWATIEQKAKSLEIPLSLRMIKKKLQFEEGFTEPKESVYCSIKAVFASMVFIIVELQTYALQMREALCNEDLEFIISKVQKDMNSSFVWLFQQVFSRTPSLMLYVMILLANFAVYYASHDVALAKASQSRVAICESSTDALWTQEKQVVLASGNGRETLVGKAPTTDHELGSVVEMNLWNSMVDEATKMREGVEDQAINQEMKNIFIAPLSVELEPDGYEEYLKTDLLYQMNLSYEPDNALLLCNYAQFLHLVAHDYDRAEECYKRALQIPPPDAECLSLYANFLWRIRRDVWGAEERFLQALSTEPENSYYASRYANFLWSTGGEETCFPPNMPHNPNL; from the exons ATGAAGCTCAAAGTGGTTGCATCAAATGCAGAATTTGCTTCTTTAGTGCCATCGTCTCTTTTCAACTCTTATTGTTTGAAGAAGTACTCCGGCACGGATAAGGCCGTCTCCCTCGTTGTTTTTTCCACCTCCTTTGTATACAAGAATTTTGGGAAGTctcaaagtttaaaaaattcaagatcTCGACCCGTTCGTCGATCTTGTAGTTTAAATTTGGGTGAAATTTATCACGAGGAATCACCCCTTCATGTGCAAGGATTGGGTAAGAACCATGGACTTACTGGTAGCCAAGAGAACGAAGGAGGCACGAATAAGAAGGCACATTACACGATATCTAAGAGAGACCCGGTTGTTGGGAGGGATCAAGAATTGTTCCCGGGTTCACGGTTTGATTTCTTGGAGCCGATGATGCTTGGCATTAGGCTGGAGTTCACCGATCGGCCAGATCAAGAAACGGCTGTGTGGGCCACTATTGAGCAGAAGGCAAAGAGTTTGGAGATTCCCTTGTCTCTAAGGATGATAAAGAAGAAACTACAATTTGAAGAAGGGTTCACAGAGCCTAAAGAGTCGGTCTATTGCTCGATCAAGGCCGTGTTTGCCTCGATGGTTTTCATCATAGTTGAACTTCAGACCTATGCTCTGCAGATGAGAGAAGCTTTGTGTAATGAAGATTTAGAATTCATCATATCCAAAGTGCAGAAAGACATGAATTCTTCATTTGTTTGGCTTTTTCAACAAGTTTTTTCGAGGACACCGTCTTTGATGCTTTATGTAATGATTCTTTTGGCAAATTTTGCTGTCTATTATGCCTCCCATGATGTTGCTCTTGCCAAAGCCTCACAATCGAGGGTGGCCATCTGCGAATCTTCAACTGATGCCCTGTGGACCCAGGAGAAACAAGTGGTCTTGGCCTCAGGAAATGGCAGAGAAACCCTTGTCGGAAAGGCACCTACCACTGATCATGAGTTGGGGAGTGTGGTTGAAATGAATCTATGGAACTCGATGGTGGATGAGGCGACTAAGATGCGAGAAGGGGTCGAGGATCAGGCAATCAATCAAGAAATGAAGAATATTTTCATTGCACCCTTGTCGGTTGAGCTTGAACCTGATGGCTATGAAGAGTACCTCAAAACTGATCTTTTATATCAGATGAATTTGTCTTATGAACCTGACAATGCACTCTTGCTTTGCAACTATGCGCAGTTCTTGCACCTTGTTGCTCATGATTATGACAG AGCCGAGGAATGCTACAAAAGGGCATTACAGATACCCCCACCGGATGCAGAATGTTTGAGCTTATACGCCAACTTCTTGTGGAGGATTCGGAGGGACGTCTGGGGAGCAGAGGAGAGATTCCTGCAAGCTTTGTCCACGGAGCCAGAGAACTCTTACTACGCTTCAAGATATGCCAATTTCTTGTGGAGCACCGGTGGCGAAGAAACTTGTTTTCCTCCCAACATGCCCCATAATCCAAACTTGTAG
- the LOC140973871 gene encoding uncharacterized protein — protein MSSSAVYGNPQFIIVRLPNLQQISPIRVHFEGFRSWELSNFPFSSSVSSQKPSSKRKFLAKASASASSFPPLNGSGDEYSEQLFGAKPNQKTRSIAGTDQEEIEDPTLLADPDSCFCEFNGVQFHHKLCDSEFPALKTLQEGTSSVTERVGFPLILLHGFGSSVFSWNWVMKPLAQITGSKVLAFDRPAFGLTSRVNTIKDSSTNKKDGRPLNPYSMMFSVLATLFFINFLAAEKVVLVGHSAGSLVAVDTYFEAPERVAALILVSPAIVAPFFTRKVREDDQAGFDNSMKGNISNSTTPATLFLILRKILLKFTKYIADTIVSIAKSIGIMVNSLYKKAVSSILRSSVGVMLVRMIIYKFGIPAIRASWYDSNQVSENVLRGYTKPLTIKGWDRALVEFTVAVLTDTASNLKPPLAERLKDISCPVLIITGDTDRLVPAWNSERLSRAIPGSFLEIIKNCGHLPQEEKAEEFVSIVDKFLQRVFGAAQEEPVLQVVT, from the exons ATGAGTTCAAGTGCAGTGTATGGAAATCCTCAGTTCATCATTGTCAGGCTCCCAAATTTGCAACAAATTTCACCGATCCGAGTGCATTTCGAGGGATTTCGGAGCTGGGAGCTgtcaaattttcctttttcttcatctgtttccagcCAAAAACCCAGTTCAAAGCGGAAGTTTCTTGCAAAGGCCTCTGCCTCGGCTTCTTCTTTTCCTCCACTCAATGGCTCCGGGGACGAATATTCGG AGCAACTGTTTGGAGCAAAACCAAATCAGAAAACACGAAGTATTGCTGGCACAGATCAAGAGGAAATAGAAGATCCAACACTATTAGCTGATCCGGACAGTTGTTTCTGTGAATTTAATGGGGTACAGTTCCACCACAAACTTTGTGATTCTGAGTTTCCAGCTTTAAAAACGTTACAAGAAGGGACAAGTAGTGTTACTGAAAGGGTTGGTTTTCCTTTGATTTTGTTACATGGGTTCGGATCCTCGGTCTTTTCTTGGAACTGGGTCATGAAACCTTTAGCCCAGATCACGGGGTCTAAGGTTCTCGCTTTTGACAGACCAGCTTTTGGATTGACATCAAGGGTAAATACTATCAAGGATTCATCTACGAATAAAAAAGATGGAAGACCTTTAAATCCTTACTCCATGATGTTCTCCGTGTTGGCAACACTCTTCTTCATCAATTTCTTAGCTGCTGAGAAGGTCGTTCTTGTGGG GCACTCTGCTGGTTCCCTTGTTGCTGTAGATACATATTTTGAGGCACCAGAGCGTGTAGCTGCTCTAATCCTTGTTTCCCCAGCCATTGTTGCACCATTTTTCACGAGGAAAGTTAGAGAAGATGATCAAGCCGGATTCGATAACAGCATGAAGGGAAACATCTCAAATTCAACAACTCCAGCGACTCTATTTCTTATTCTTcgcaaaattttattaaagttcacTAAATACATTGCTGACACAATTGTGAGCATCGCAAAAAGTATTGGAATCATGGTAAATTCTCTGTATAAGAAAGCTGTTTCTTCAATCCTGCGCTCTTCAGTTGGTGTAATGTTG GTAAGGATGATAATCTATAAATTTGGAATACCTGCCATTCGAGCTTCATGGTATGATTCAAATCaagtttctgaaaatgttttaCGCGGCTATACAAAG CCGCTGACGATCAAGGGCTGGGACAGGGCTCTGGTGGAATTTACAGTGGCAGTGCTAACAGATACGGCATCTAATCTGAAGCCACCACTGGCGGAAAGGCTGAAAGACATCTCCTGCCCAG TACTGATCATTACTGGTGACACGGATCGACTTGTCCCTGCTTGGAACTCCGAAAGACTCTCACGGGCCATTCCCGGATCATTCCTAGAGATTATCAAGAACTGTGGTCACCTGCCCCAGGAAGAAAAGGCTGAAGAATTTGTATCAATTGTTGATAAATTCCTCCAAAGAGTATTCGGAGCTGCACAAGAGGAGCCTGTTTTGCAAGTCGTGACTTGA
- the LOC140972593 gene encoding uncharacterized protein, whose amino-acid sequence MDADMPLDYIEFQISPSQNRYEACVCYVNKKEKKIASGFLEHLLLHSAEINALHSKGSDAKYKLKSPENPRDLKWFTRSMLERFLHITCSPHILDITKAIRREMSQLEEARRFHLSLYAKGMESEVQSGETDSSSSHGSSSTPKTEGSDASKLTEYLQTEGSDASKNELLRAMDLRLTALRGELTAAFDRAIDSQFSVEEMTDLEKFSNHFGSIYLRDSLNKHIELVRDQLVAVSCSKQFLESNQICSNQGNNDSVGSLSSGPSVEYGASPAKVAQMERRSSSDHEESSFSSEEEQTSVERSRSLIRSASPRRSASPMRRVQIGRSGSRRSTAISIKNLNYIPARERLVLPNNPAGSDSDKEGHEHALKKSENNVRISVQDAISLFELKQKDQIRDIQNARSSLNASSGGNKSVLRRWSSGIGQQSSRCHEESVLEDVPQVQNNLKNMEIANSSPAAAEVQSSVSFEDIPVEHRDLDVKLNSPEGTECGPAFVQEETLPIESTKFDQKKSALAEWNRKTETELNDSMMKMVDTKPTKSRTAVPNNNKRRSLTDEQRGGFYDPYKEKRDEKLRGDTARRKAEKDKQFRAMQQVLGSKKSELASVNTSDSGKKQNVKKPQKPQKNVSQPELPKPESPKRGSTKENSLKASSLLKKNVSQPELPKPKSPKLGSTKEKPVKASSLPKKNVSQPELTKPESPKLGSIKENSLKASSLPATRKSWPSMPSPRASGVSPTKVSTGRTSVGATQARKSHPVSSISRSSKKVETPQTQPRSVKSNNNIKKSTTSTTDKKQHSVTEIIKSTKSKVQTAPGNPVSSAKPNLYNKVTKKGSVVLLESKPFIRKGSGTSSNVNLVSKIKASSQSQKPLIINSDPILIEENKSISNSSDPLVQHEENEIEESEINILTEPEVCATSPPKCEDRESLAQVYSTNDPVIDSVRDRELETDIEEGSTISPSAWVEIEENVDHSVTSNGHVYEMGSPSYVAPVNASNSRGRHSLSQMLLEENNEPDITGWGNAENPPPMSFQKDVPKGFKRLLKFARKSKNDLNTTDWSSPTLFSEGEEETEDSKFINKRSAENLVKKVTLQSINNGHSKATHESYQKRPDEAIIGXPPPPPPPKKK is encoded by the exons ATGGATGCTGACATGCCATTGGACTACATCGAGTTTCAGATTTCTCCAAGCCAAAATAG GTACGAGGCATGTGTGTGCTATGTGAACaagaaagagaagaaaatagCATCTGGATTTTTGGAGCATCTGTTGCTACATTCAGCTGAAATCAATGCTTTGCATTCAAAAGGATCCGATGCTAAATACAAACTTAAATCTCCGGAAAATCCACGCGACTTAAAATGGTTTACAAGGTCCATGTTGGAAAG GTTTCTACATATAACTTGTTCACCTCATATTCTGGACATTACCAAAGCCATTAGAAGAGAGATGTCTCAGCTAGAGGAAGCCCGGAGATTCCACCTTTCTCTGTATGCAAAG GGTATGGAGTCTGAGGTCCAAAGTGGCGAAACAG ATAGTAGCTCATCTCATGGCTCCTCGTCAACTCCAAag ACTGAAGGATCAGATGCTTCCAAGTTGACTGAATACTTACAGACTGAAGGATCAGATGCTTCCAA AAATGAATTGCTGCGAGCCATGGACTTGAGGCTTACTGCATTAAGAGGAGAACTGACTGCTGCTTTTGACAGAGCTATCGATTCTCAATTTTCCGTTGAGGAAATGACAGATTTAGAGAAGTTCTCTAACCATTTTGGTTCAATATACTTGAG GGATTCCTTGAACAAGCACATAGAACTTGTACGAGATCAGTTGGTTGCTGTTTCATGCAGCAAACAGTTTTTGGAGAGCAATCAAATCTGTTCAAACCAAGGGAATAATGATTCTGTTGGATCATTATCTTCAGGGCCATCAGTAGAATATGGTGCTTCTCCAGCAAAAGTTGCACAGATGGAGAGACGAAGCTCATCGGACCATGAGGAATCTTCTTTCTCGAGTGAGGAAGAGCAAACATCAGTGGAAAGAAGTCGCTCTCTCATAAGATCTGCTTCACCTAGGAGGTCAGCATCTCCAATGCGAAGGGTACAGATTGGGAGGTCTGGATCTCGAAGATCTACCGCAATATCTATCAAAAATCTCAACTATATTCCTGCCAGAGAAAGGTTGGTATTACCTAATAATCCAGCTGGAAGTGATAGTGATAAAGAAGGACATGAACACGCACTAAAGAAATCTGAGAATAATGTCAgaataagtgtgcaagatgcaATAAGTCTTTTTGAGCTGAAACAAAAGGATCAAATTAGGGATATTCAGAATGCAAGGTCATCGTTGAATGCATCTAGTGGTGGAAATAAATCTGTACTGAGAAGATGGAGTAGTGGAATCGGTCAACAATCTTCAAGGTGTCACGAGGAATCTGTTTTAGAAGATGTTCCCCAGGTCcaaaataatctaaaaaatatGGAAATTGCTAATAGTTCACCTGCAGCAGCTGAAGTTCAGTCTAGTGTTTCTTTTGAAGATATTCCTGTTGAGCATCGTGACTTAGACGTGAAACTGAACTCACCTGAAGGAACAGAATGTGGTCCAGCATTTGTGCAAGAGGAGACTCTTCCGATCGAATCAACTAAATTTGACCAGAAAAAATCTGCCTTGGCTGAATGGAATCGTAAAACTGAAACAGAACTAAATGATTCGATGATGAAGATGGTAGACACCAAGCCTACAAAGTCTAGGACTGCTGTGCCCAATAATAACAAAAGACGAAGCTTAACGGATGAACAGAGAGGTGGCTTTTATGACCCCTACAAGGAAAAGAGGGATGAGAAACTTCGAGGAGACACTGCTAGAAGGAAAGCAGAAAAAGACAAACAATTCAGGGCAATGCAACAGGTTCTTGGTTCAAAAAAATCAGAATTGGCCTCCGTAAACACGAGTGATTCTGGTAAAAAACAAAATGTGAAGAAACCCCAGAAGCCACAGAAAAATGTCTCTCAACCTGAATTACCAAAACCAGAGTCTCCAAAACGTGGCAGTACCAAGGAAAATTCATTGAAAGCATCTTCTCTGCTAAAGAAAAATGTCTCTCAACCTGAATTACCAAAACCAAAGTCTCCAAAACTTGGCAGTACCAAAGAAAAACCAGTGAAAGCATCTTCTCTGCCAAAGAAAAATGTCTCTCAACCTGAATTAACAAAACCAGAGTCTCCAAAACTTGGCAGTATTAAGGAAAATTCACTGAAAGCATCTTCTCTGCCTGCCACACGCAAATCATGGCCATCAATGCCATCTCCAAGAGCTTCAGGGGTGTCACCCACCAAGGTCTCTACCGGGAGAACTTCTGTTGGTGCCACACAAGCTCGTAAATCACATCCAGTATCATCGATTTCTCGGTCGAGCAAAAAAGTAGAGACACCTCAAACACAGCCAAGATCTGTAAAATCAAACAACAATATCAAGAAGAGTACGACAAGCACTACTGATAAGAAGCAGCATTCTGTAACAGAAATTATCAAAAGCACGAAAAGCAAAGTTCAAACTGCCCCTGGAAATCCTGTTTCCTCAGCAAAGCCTAACTTATACAACAAGGTTACCAAGAAGGGTAGCGTTGTTCTCCTGGAATCAAAGCCTTTTATTCGCAAAGGTTCTGGAACTAGCTCCAACGTTAATCTAGTCTCAAAGATTAAAGCATCCTCGCAATCTCAAAAACCATTGATTATCAATTCAGACCCAATCCTAATTGAGGAAAATAAGTCAATTTCCAATTCTTCTGATCCTTTAGTTCAGCATGAAGAGAATGAAATTGAAGAATCAGAAATCAATATATTGACGGAACCTGAGGTCTGTGCTACAAGCCCCCCAAAATGTGAAGACAGGGAGAGCCTTGCCCAAGTGTACTCCACCAATGACCCTGTCATTGACAGTGTCAGAGATCGAGAACTAGAAACTGATATTGAAGAAGGGTCAACCATCTCGCCTTCAGCTTGGGTCGAAATAGAGGAAAATGTAGATCATTCCGTTACATCCAATGGCCACGTTTATGAAATGGGATCTCCTTCTTATGTAGCCCCGGTTAACGCATCAAACTCACGGGGTCGTCATTCTCTGTCACAGATGCTTCTCGAGGAAAACAATGAACCTGATATCACTGGCTGGGGCAATGCTGAAAATCCTCCACCAATGTCCTTCCAAAAAGATGTGCCTAAAGGATTTAAGAGGCTTCTAAAGTTTGCTCGCAAGAGTAAGAATGATTTAAATACAACTGATTGGTCGAGTCCGACTTTATTTTCCGAAGGAGAGGAAGAGACTGaggattcaaaatttataaataaacgAAGTGCTGAAAATCTGGTGAAGAAAGTAACCCTTCAATCAATTAACAATGGACATTCAAAAGCTACTCATGAAAGCTACCAAAAACGTCCGG ATGAAGCAATTATTGGCGANcccccccccccccccccccccaaaaaaaaataa